CCGCGAATTTGGCGCGGAGGCGCGACTCGACCTCGGGAGTGACGTAATGGCAGACCTTGCCGCCGAAGGAGGCGATTTCCTTCACCTGGCGCGAACTGAGGAACAGGTACGGCTCGCTGGGCATGAGGCAGACCGTGTCCACGTCGGGGTTGAGTTTCTGGTTGTTGATGGCCATGGACAGCTCGAACTCGAAATCGGAGACGACGCGGAGGCCGCGGATGAGCGCCACGGCGCCGTGCTTGCGCGCGAAATCCACCGTGAGCCCGCGAAACTGGGCTATCTGGATGTTTTTCATGGACGCGGTCATCTCGTGGAGCATTTCGAGCCGCTCCGGCACGGAGAACAGGGCCTGTTTGGCCTCGTTTTGGGCCACGGCCACAATCACCTTGTCGAATATCTTCGCCGCCCGCGCCACCAGGTCCAGATGGCCCAGGGTGGGGGGGTCGAAACTGCCCGCATACACCGCAATCCTATTCTTCATCACACCATTCCCCGCGTTGGGCCGCCGCCTGGGCCGCCTCGATGACACGCCGCACAGGCACCCCCGCCGCCTCGGCGCGGACCCGGCAATCTTCAAATTCAGGGTGCGCCGTGGACGGCGCGCCCTCAAACTCGGCCACTTTGACCCGGACCCGGCCCTGGGGGGTTTGCACGGTTTTCCATGAACGGGCCAGGGTCACGCGGCGCTCCCCGCGCATGCGCACGCCCAGGGTGGTGGTGTGCGCGAACAGACAGCGGACGATGCCGGAAACCTGGCCGACGTCGCACAGCACGGTCAGCAACTGCGCCGGGCGCCCCTTCTTGCCGAAGGCCGGGGTGATGAACGCGTCCCGCGCGCCCGCCGCCAGCAGCGCCTCCATCGCCGGGGCGAGCATCTCGCCGCTCATGTCGTCCAGCAGGGTCTCGATGACCGTGACTGTCTCGCCGGAGGCGTCCCCGCCCGCCGCGCCCGCGGCGGCGTCCGCCTCGCCCAGCACGGCCCGCAGCACGTTTGCCCGGTCCGGCAGGTCTTTGGTGCCCGCGCCGTAGCCCACCCCCTCCACCGTCATGGCGGGCATGGGGCCGAAGGACTCCGCCCAGGCGGTCATCAGGGCGGCGCCGGTGGGCGTGGCCAGTTCACCCTCCACCCCGCCGCCGCAGGCGGGCGCTCCCCGGAGCAGGGCGGCCGTGGCCGGGGCGGGCACGGGCATCACCCCGTGGGCGCACTGGATGGTGCCGCACCCCACCTGGATTGGCGAGACCACCACGCGCCCCACGCCGAGCAGGCGCAGGGCCAGATGCGCGCCGACCACGTCCACAATGGAGTCAATCGCGCCCACCTCATGGAAGTGCACCCGTTCGACGGTGGTGCCGTGAATGGCGGCCTCGACTTCGGCTATCCGGGCAAACACGGCGATGGACCGCTCCTTCACCGTTTCGGGCAGGTCGCCGCGCCGGATAATTTCCACCACATGGCGCAGATGGCGGTGGGGCTTGTCCGTGTCCGGCTCGATGAGCACCCGGAACTGGGTGGCGGACACCCCCTTTTTCACCACCCGCTCCGCCGCGACACGGTAGCCCGGCACCCCGAGCGAGTCCAGCCCCGCCCGAAGGGCGTCAAAATCAGCGCCCAAATCCAGCAGGGCGCCCACGGTCATGTCGCCGCTGACACCGCTGAAACAGTCAAAGTACAGCGTTTTCATCTATCTCAGTCCATTCGCGATGCGGTTGATGGCGGAGGCCGCCACCGCCGCGCCGAAGCCGTTGTCTATGTTCACCACCGTGAGCCCGGTGGCGCAGGAGTTGAGCATGCCGAGCAGCGCGGCGATGCCGCCGAAACTTGCGCCGTAGCCGATGCTGGTGGGCACCGCGATGACCGGCGCGTTCACCAGTCCCGCCACCACGCTGGGCAGGGCGCCCTCCATGCCCGCGCAGACCACCAGGGCGTCGGCGGCCAGGAGCCGTTCCCGCTGGCCCAGAAGCCGGTGGATGCCCGCCACGCCCACATCGTAGACCCGCTCGACACGGCTCCCCAGGGACTCGCAGGTGACCACCGCCTCCTCCGCGACCGGGATGTCGCTGGTGCCCGCGCAGACCACGGCCACGTACCCGTCGAGCGGCTCCGGCGGGTTCACGGTGATGGTGAAGGCCCGGGCCGCCTCATGGTGGACCGCTCCGGGGCATTCCGCCAGCACGGCCGAGATGACTTCCGGGGTGCAGCGGGTGCCCAGCACATTGCTGCCATGCCCGCGCATGCGCTCCGCGATGGCCACCACCTGCTCCGGGGTCTTGCCCGCGCAGAATATGGTTTCCGGGTAGCCCTTGCGCAGGGCGCGGTGGTGGTCCACCTTGGCGAAACCCAGGTCCTCAAAGGGCAGGGAACGAAGCCGTTCAAGCCCCGCATCCGGGGTGGTTTCCCCCGCCGCCACCGCCTGGAGCAGTTCCAAAATTTGCGCCGCGTTCATCGGGTAAGGTTCATCCCGCAGTTGTTGCCTGTTTCCGGCGGACCGCGCCGCAAACGCCCGTCATGATCCAGTCTGATGCCGCTTTCGCGGAAATGACCCTCATTTCCCGGGCGGGGGCGGCTTTTACAGTGCCGCCCGCGTGACAGTCATGGTCTTTTTCGAGAAAACCGGAAAAAAGCCGCCAAATACTCCGGAATGGTACTTCATGGGAGGTTCGGGGCGCAAAAGCGGGCAGACTATCCGGCATCAGGATTGAAATGCGCCCCCATGTTGTTATCAAGTGGTTGAGTCCGGATTGCAAACTGTCAGGAGCGCGAAGAAACATGGGTTCGGTAAGCATCATTTACGGGAGCACCACGGGCAACACCGAGGAGGTGGCGGAGCTTGTCGCCCGCGAGTTGAACGGTTCCGTGCAGGTCATCAAGGACATTGCCAAGGCTTCCGCGGCGGACTTTTCCGCGGCGGAAATCCTTCTGCTGGGCACCTCCACCTGGGACGACGGCCAGTTGCAGCAGGACTGGGAGTATTTCTTCCCCCAGTTGGACACGATTGACCTGACCGGGAAAAAAGTGGCCCTCTTCGGCCTGGGCAACGCGCAGGGCTTTTCCGGCCAGTTTGTGGACGCCCTGGGCAAGCTGTACCACAAGATTGCCGAGCGGGGGGCGACCATTTGCGGGTTCTGGCCCACGGACGGCTACACGTACAAAAGTTCCGGCGCGGTGCTGAACGGCCATTTCTGCGGGCTGGCCCTGGACCAGGAAAACGACCGGCAAAAGACCCCGCAACGGGTCAAGGCCTGGGTCGCGCAAATCCGCCAGGAGATGAATTTCTGACCGGGAACCGCACCGCGCTATAATACGCCCCCGTATCCCACCCCCACCCCACCCATCCCCAAGCGGAGGCGTTATGGAGAAGTTGTACGCGGTGCTGCTGCTTGTCGGCTCCAACATGTTCATGACCTATGCCTGGTACGGGCATCTCCGGGACATGAAGGGCCGCTTCCTGCTGCTGGTGATTCTGTCAAGCTGGGCCGTCGCCTTCTTTGAATACTGCCTGCAGGTCCCCGCGAACCGCATCGGCCACCAAGTCTTCTCCCTCCAGCAGCTCAAGGTGATGCAGGAGGTCATCAGCATCGGCGTCTTCGCCGTCTTCTCCGTGGCGTACATGCGCGAGTCCCTGCGCCTGGACTTTCTCTGGGCCTCCCTGTGCCTGGTGGCGGCGGCGTGGTTCATGTTCCGGGGGGGCGCCGCCGCGCACTGACGCGCGCGGGGTTTGTCTTGCCGCGCAAAAGCGGGTATCCTATCCGCGGGTCCGTTCAACGGGCAAAACGCCCCGGGAGTGCCGCCATGTCCGGCGAAAAGGCGACGGAAAAACTGCAAATCGGCGATCCGCGGCTGGTGGTCCGCTGGACCCGGCGCTACGCGCGGAGCCGCACCATCTCCTTCCTGGTCCAGTGGGTGGTCATTGTGTTCATGATCCTGGTCATCGGGCTGGCGGCGAACCTGACCAACACGGCCCACCGCACGGGGAGCATGGGGCTCTTCGGCCTGTCCATCGGGCTGATGGCGCTGTCCGTGCTCGGTCTGGCGTGGTTCTCCCTGTCGCGCTGGAGCGGCGAGCTCATCTGGAACATCACCCAGTGGCTCTACGGCGGCGAGGGCTATGCCGCCTTTGCCGGCCCGTCCGGGCACAAGACCCTCCCCCTGTGGCTCACCGCCCTGGGCGGGGGGCTGGTGGTGTACCACCTGGTCATCGCCATGCTGGTCAGTTTCAATTATGTGTCCCTGCGCAGCATGCAGCCCTTCTCCGCCGCCTACATGGCGCCCTACCTCATGATTCTCATCGTGTACCAGGGGCTGGGCTTCTGGGCCTGGATTTGGCCCGCCCTCTACGCCCTGCACGCCGTGCTGCTGCTGGCCGGGGCGCCCATCCGCTTCCCCGCACACTTCCCCCTGCTGGACATGATTGTCCCGGTCTTCGGCTACGGGCTGGTGGCCATTCTTGCGGGGCACGCCTACAGCCGCTACGCACTCTGGAACCTCAAACGGGTGACCCGCACGGTGCTGCCGGAATTTCCCACAGACGCGGACGGGGACGCGGAGACGGGCGGCGGCGCCGGGGACTGCGCGCATGAGTGAGCTCGACCGGGTCATACATGAGCCGGCGCGGCTGCGCATCCTCACCCTGCTTTCGGGGCTGGACGAGGCCGATTTCAATTTCCTGCTGAACACGGCGGGGCTGACCAAGGGCAACCTGTCGTCCCACATGGACAAGCTGGAGAAGGCGGGCTATGTGGAGGTGCGGAAAAGCTTCAACGGACGCGTGCCCCACACCGATTTCAGCCTGACACCGGCGGGGGCGGAGGCGCTGGCGGAGTACTGGCGGGCCATTGACGCGATACGTTCGCTGCAGGAGAACCCATAAACCGGGGAGGAGTCTCACCATGAGCCGTTTTGTCGCCGTTTCTGGATGGGTGGTGGCCGCGGCGGCCTGCGCCGCCGCGCTGTGGCTGGGCGCGCAGGTCCGGGAAAAGGACGCCGAGGCGCTGCGGCTCTCCAAGGAAATCGCCCAGCTCCGTGCCGAGTCCCGGAAAATGGGCGAATCGCTGGACACCCTCCAGCAATCCCTTGCCAGCCTTCAGGGCAAATGGGAGGAGGGCATGCTGGGTGAACTGAACGCCAGGCCCGGCAAAGACAGCGCCGCCGCCGGTCCGGGTCCGGCAGCCACTTTGGGCGGCGGGGCTGCGCCTGATATCTCCAAACTCGTTTCAGGCCTGCTGGGCGGCGCGGGAAAGCAGGAGAAGCCGGCCGGGGGGCCGGCGGCCATCATGGACATGTTCAAGGGCGAGCAGGGCCGGGCCATGCGCGAAATGTCCGCAAAGATGTCCGTGGGCATGCAGTACGACGGCTTCATGGACTTGCTGGGGCTTGACCAGGAGCGGCAGGACGAGGTGCGCCGCATTCTGGAAGAGTACATGATGGAAACGCTGGAGTCCGCCACGGATGCCATGGACGGCGATTCCGACGCCATGGAGAAGAGGGACGGGGATGCCAAGGCGCGCATGCGCGAGCGGCTGAAGGCCGTCATCGGCGCGGACGGTCTGGCGGCTTTTGACGAGTATGAGGAGGAGCTCCCCGCGCGGATGATGGAGCAGGCCCTGGACATGCAGCTTCGCATGATGGGCGGCGTCGCCGAGGAAAACATCGCACGGATAAAGGAGGTCATTCTGGAGGAGCTTCCGCTCCAGCCCACAGAGCCCAATTTCAACCCGGAGAACATGGCCGGGGTCTTCCAGGGACAGCAGGAAGGCTACGAGCGCGCCCTGGCGCGGCTCGCCGAGGAACTCCCCGAACAGGAGTACCGCACCGTCGAGCGCTTTGTCCGCCAGCAGGCGCAAATGATGGAAATGATGGAGCAGATGGTCAGCAGCGGGCTGGGCGGCGCGACGCCATAAGGAATGCGGCGGATCAGCGCGCGCCCGCGCGCCGAACGCCGGGATAGGCGAGCTTGATGACCAGCATTTCGAGGGCGAGGTCGCGGTCCACGCCGGTGTTGCGCATCTGGAAAGTGGTCTGGGTGCAGAGGGCCATGGCCGCCTTGAGCTTTTGCAGGCCGAGGGTGCGCGCCAGAGGGGCCACTTTCCGCTCTACAAAGGGCTTGCCCACCACAGGCTCGGTGTCGGGATGGGCGCGGTAGGCGTTTTCCAGCAGCCAGTTGATGGTTCCGATAATCTCCTCGGGGGCCCTGTTCAGCGCCTGAAGCTGGTAGAGGGAGGCCAGGGCCTTATCCGCCTGGGAATAGGCGATGGCGTCCGTGAGCTGCCAGACAGTCTCCTCGGCCACATCGGCGCAGGCGGCGCGCACATCCGCCTCGGTGACGGTGTTCGCGCCACCCGCATATCCGCAGACCAGCAGCAGCGCGTTGTTCACGTCGCTCAGGCGGT
This portion of the Candidatus Hydrogenedentota bacterium genome encodes:
- the coaD gene encoding pantetheine-phosphate adenylyltransferase, which encodes MKNRIAVYAGSFDPPTLGHLDLVARAAKIFDKVIVAVAQNEAKQALFSVPERLEMLHEMTASMKNIQIAQFRGLTVDFARKHGAVALIRGLRVVSDFEFELSMAINNQKLNPDVDTVCLMPSEPYLFLSSRQVKEIASFGGKVCHYVTPEVESRLRAKFADT
- the larC gene encoding nickel pincer cofactor biosynthesis protein LarC, which gives rise to MKTLYFDCFSGVSGDMTVGALLDLGADFDALRAGLDSLGVPGYRVAAERVVKKGVSATQFRVLIEPDTDKPHRHLRHVVEIIRRGDLPETVKERSIAVFARIAEVEAAIHGTTVERVHFHEVGAIDSIVDVVGAHLALRLLGVGRVVVSPIQVGCGTIQCAHGVMPVPAPATAALLRGAPACGGGVEGELATPTGAALMTAWAESFGPMPAMTVEGVGYGAGTKDLPDRANVLRAVLGEADAAAGAAGGDASGETVTVIETLLDDMSGEMLAPAMEALLAAGARDAFITPAFGKKGRPAQLLTVLCDVGQVSGIVRCLFAHTTTLGVRMRGERRVTLARSWKTVQTPQGRVRVKVAEFEGAPSTAHPEFEDCRVRAEAAGVPVRRVIEAAQAAAQRGEWCDEE
- the larB gene encoding nickel pincer cofactor biosynthesis protein LarB, which translates into the protein MNAAQILELLQAVAAGETTPDAGLERLRSLPFEDLGFAKVDHHRALRKGYPETIFCAGKTPEQVVAIAERMRGHGSNVLGTRCTPEVISAVLAECPGAVHHEAARAFTITVNPPEPLDGYVAVVCAGTSDIPVAEEAVVTCESLGSRVERVYDVGVAGIHRLLGQRERLLAADALVVCAGMEGALPSVVAGLVNAPVIAVPTSIGYGASFGGIAALLGMLNSCATGLTVVNIDNGFGAAVAASAINRIANGLR
- a CDS encoding flavodoxin: MGSVSIIYGSTTGNTEEVAELVARELNGSVQVIKDIAKASAADFSAAEILLLGTSTWDDGQLQQDWEYFFPQLDTIDLTGKKVALFGLGNAQGFSGQFVDALGKLYHKIAERGATICGFWPTDGYTYKSSGAVLNGHFCGLALDQENDRQKTPQRVKAWVAQIRQEMNF
- a CDS encoding DMT family protein, which translates into the protein MEKLYAVLLLVGSNMFMTYAWYGHLRDMKGRFLLLVILSSWAVAFFEYCLQVPANRIGHQVFSLQQLKVMQEVISIGVFAVFSVAYMRESLRLDFLWASLCLVAAAWFMFRGGAAAH
- a CDS encoding transcriptional regulator; the encoded protein is MSELDRVIHEPARLRILTLLSGLDEADFNFLLNTAGLTKGNLSSHMDKLEKAGYVEVRKSFNGRVPHTDFSLTPAGAEALAEYWRAIDAIRSLQENP